A region from the Triticum aestivum cultivar Chinese Spring chromosome 3D, IWGSC CS RefSeq v2.1, whole genome shotgun sequence genome encodes:
- the LOC123077169 gene encoding BTB/POZ and MATH domain-containing protein 1-like has translation MHRSVVHGVHDFKIPNFNAVQRSHGVSQATTSATFKVGGHDWRIRLYPSGNATVEGDDEYVSVFLQLVSNLPAGTTCVKTSVRFMIGDPSGTSLLKVSGCSHNHTSESRSWGYEKLISLKDAKSKYVVHDGSLTVRCEVDLTKEPEPYTSRASAVVGAGVSVTVPPSEISTQLEQLLASENGSDLSFLVEEENEIRAHKLVIAARAPALHEAVVATNNKQEDDHAAEVVRVDDMKAAVFKAVLHFIYTDELLPGDGTRLLAGDMLTAACRFGLTRMKAMCENLLCESLTKDNVLATAKLARRHHCKGLEDYCIDFASTPDVAKELLKTFISSDD, from the coding sequence ATGCATCGGAGCGTGGTGCATGGCGTGCACGACTTCAAGATCCCAAACTTCAACGCCGTTCAGAGGAGCCATGGCGTTAGCCAAGCAACAACATCTGCCACTTTCAAGGTCGGTGGCCACGACTGGAGGATACGGTTGTACCCATCGGGGAATGCCACGGTGGAGGGCGACGACGAGTACGTCTCCGTCTTCCTCCAGCTGGTGTCGAACCTTCCTGCAGGAACCACCTGCGTGAAGACGTCCGTCCGCTTCATGATCGGAGACCCCAGCGGGACGTCGTTGTTGAAGGTGTCTGGCTGTTCACACAACCATACTAGCGAATCTAGGTCATGGGGTTACGAGAAGCTCATCTCCTTAAAAGATGCCAAATCAAAGTACGTGGTACATGATGGATCCTTAACCGTACGCTGCGAAGTCGATCTCACTAAGGAGCCGGAGCCCTACACTAGCCGGGCTAGCGCCGTCGTCGGTGCTGGAGTCAGTGTCACAGTGCCGCCCTCCGAAATCTCCACGCAACTCGAGCAGCTGCTGGCAAGCGAGAATGGCTCGGACCTGAGCTTCCTAGTCGAGGAAGAAAACGAGATCCGCGCGCACAAGCTCGTCATCGCCGCGCGGGCACCAGCCTTGCACGAAGCGGTGGTGGCCACCAACAACAAGCAGGAGGATGATCACGCCGCCGAAGTGGTACGGGTCGACGACATGAAGGCTGCGGTCTTCAAGGCCGTGCTCCATTTTATCTACACCGACGAGCTCCTTCCTGGAGATGGCACCAGGTTGCTGGCTGGGGACATGCTCACCGCGGCGTGCCGGTTTGGGCTGACCAGAATGAAGGCCATGTGTGAGAACTTGTTGTGCGAGTCCTTGACAAAAGATAACGTGTTAGCCACTGCGAAGCTGGCGCGCCGTCACCATTGCAAGGGGCTTGAGGATTACTGCATCGATTTCGCCTCCACCCCGGACGTGGCCAAGGAGCTGCTGAAAACTTTCATCAGCTCCGACGACTAG